TCAAAAATTGACACTCAGTACCTCCTTCATATTCTCCAAAAACTATTGGCGATTCCGAGTCCGACCGGCTATACCGATCAAATTGTCCATGCGGTGTCCGGTGAACTGAAACAATTAGGGATTCCCTTCGAACTCACGCGGCGCGGAGCCATTCGAGCCACCATGGCAGGAAAAGTCAGTACGCCCGATCGAGCCATTGTGGCTCATCTGGATACGCTGGGGGCTCTGGTCAAATGGCTCAAAACCAACGGCCGGCTGGACATTGTGCCAATCGGAACCTGGTCCAGCCGATTTGCCGAGGGTGCCCGTGTGACCGTCTTTTCGGATACCAGTATGCATCGTGGCACCATCCTGCCCCTGAAAGCTTCCGGGCACACCTATGGTGACGAAATCAATACGCAACCGGTGTCGTGGAAAAATCTGGAAATTCGACTTGATGAAACTGTGACGGACGTCAAGGGACGTATCCAACCCTTATCGACCGAGCAGGATCTCCAGCGCCTCGGGATTCATATTGGTGATTTCATTGCCATTGACCCCGCGCCTGAAATCGGACCCAATGGATTTATCAACTCGCGGCATCTGGACGATAAAGCCGGAGTGGCCACCATCCTGGCTGCTGCGAAATCCATTCTTGAGTCAGGGGCCACGCTTCCTGTGGATTGCCATTTACTGTTTACGATATCCGAAGAGGTTGGGTCAGGGGCCTCGGCTGTCTTGCATGGTGATGTGGCAGAAATGATCACAATTGATAACGGCACTCCCGCGCCCTTTCAAGCCTCGAGCGAATTTGGTGCGACGATTGCCATGGCCGATTCAGCCGGGCCTTTTGATTATCACTTGGTCAGGCGGCTCATCGCCTTATGCGTGGAACATGACATTCCGTTTCAGCGCGACATTTTTTGCGACTACCGAAGTGATAGTGCGTCGGCCGTAGAGGCCGGGAACGACATTCGGACCGCTCTTCTTACATTTGGGGTCGATTCTTCTCATGGCTATGAGCGAACTCATTTGAATGGACTCGAGGCCATTGCGAAGTTATTGGTCGTATATATGCAAAATGAACCGGTGTTTTGGAGAGATCGCGATACGTTAGGGTCCGATAATGATTTTCCTACTCAACCGATTGAAGAAACGTCTTTCCCTCACACCCTCGAGGACATGGTCCGACGCCATGGTGAACCCCAAGATAACCCATAGCGCTGCTCCGTTAAGGATAGACGACAGGATGTTCGATGCACCCCCTCTGGGGATGTTCTCATCATTTCTCTGTCTGGTTTGATGTCGTCTCATCCTCCCACCTCTGCTTTTCCCCCACCCAATACGACTCATCCACAGTTGACGCTTCGTGCCATTGCCACGGGGATGGTCTTAGGAGCGCTCCTCACCCCCTGCAATATCTATAGCGGGTTGAAGATTGGCTGGACATTTAATATGTCCATCACGGCAGCCTTGCTCAGTTATGCGTTTTGGAAAATATTCGAAACCACCGCTCAAACCGAGCGCTGGGGGCTTCTCGAAAATAATATCAATCAAACTACGGCCTCTTCGGCTGCATCCATTATCTCGTCAGGGCTGGTGGCCCCGGTTCCCGCCTTGGCCATTTTGACGGGCGAGCAGTTACCTTGGTCCCTGCTTTCTGTCTGGGTCTTTTCTGTCAGCCTGATTGGTATTGTGGTCGCGGTCGGTCTCCGGCAACAAATGCTTATTCGTGACCGATTGCCGTTTCCCGCCGGCGTGGCCACAGCGGAAACCGTGAGGGAAATCTATGGGAAAGGGGGGGAAGCCCTGGCTCGCGTGAAAGTTCTCCTCACTGCTGGCGGGATTGCCGGAATCATAAAAATTGTCAACGAAACTTTTCTGCCCATCCCTAAAATGGCAACGGGTCTGGCCATTCCACTTAAGGGAGCGCTCAACAAGGCCGGGTTATCCACTGTGTCTTTTTCAAATCTTGGATTTGTTCTCGATCCCTCGCTTTTGATGGTGGGCTTTGGGGCCATTATCGGGCTTCGCGCCGGACTCTCCCTGCTGATAGGAGCGATCCTTGCCTGGGGCATCATTGGTCCATGGGTCTTAACGCAAGGCTGGATTCCTGCGAAAAATCTGACGCCGGACGGCTATTGGTTCGGACCCCTGGTGGAGTGGTTGCTCTGGCCGGGGGTGACCCTGATGGTCATGGCCTCGCTCACGTCGTTTGCCTGCTCCTGGGGGACAATGGTGACCGGCACCATGCTTTCTCGAAAATCCCCGTCATCCGTTTTTACCCCGAATGATCCCTTTGTCATTCCACGTCAATGGTTTGTGATTGGGCTGTGTATTGCTTTGGTCTTTGCGGTGGTGACGCAGATGACGTTATTCAACATTTCAATGGGGATTGCGATTCTCGCGGTCCTTCTCTCCTTTGTGTTGGCCATCGTGGCGGGACGAGTCTCGGGAGAAACCGGGATTACGCCAATCGGCGCTATGGGGAAAGTTACACAACTCACGTTTGGTTTTCTCATTCCGGGGAATGTCACGAACAATTTGATGGCGGCCAACGTCACAGGTGGAGCGGCCGGTCAATGCGCAGATCTCCTCCACGACCTGAAGACTGGTCTGCTCCTGGGCGCCTCGCCGCGCTTTCAAGCTCTGGCGCAAATTTTCGGAGTGTTAACCGGCTCTCTTGTGGGTAGTGCAGTGTATCTGGTGCTCATCCCTGATCCTCAATCCATGTTGTTAACCACCGAATGGCCGGCGCCTGCCGTGGCAACTTGGAAGGCTGTCGCGGAAGTCTTTCAACTCGGTACCGAGGCTATTCCTCCAGGAAGTCTCTTAGCCATGAGCATTGCGGGTTTTCTAGGCGTGGGAATGGTGGTTCTTGGTCAATCTGTCCCACCATCCATCAGCCGATGGATCCCCAGCGCCTCGACGATGGGACTGGCGTTTGTCATTCCTGCCTGGAACTCTCTGTCCCTTTTTCTTGGTGCCCTTCTGGGAGCCTTTTTGATGAGGTATGCGAAAACCTGGGCGGAACGATTTGTGATGGCACTGGCCGCCGGGCTTGTTGCTGGGGAAAGTCTCGCAGGTGTCGCCAGTGTTCTGGTTAAAATATTATTTTGACCTGATCCAAATAAAAAGCCAATTGAGATGTTTAAAAGTCGTTATGCCCTAGGTGTGGTCCTACAACCTCCAAGCAGCCTTCTCATTTTTCTCCAAAAACCAAACCTGGTCATGTCTGAACATCCCCGGCGGATATCTGACCTCCTTCTATTCCTCTGGACAGGTTCTGTCGAGAACAAAATAGACAGGGCAAAATCCAGTGAATCCGCTTTGCAACAGTGTGACTCCAAGGATTCCCGGAAGTAACAACCATAAAGGATTCACGTAGTATCCGAGTGCGACGCCTGCCGTAATGAGCGCGCCGGCGATTCCGTCATGGAGTTGGCGTTTTCGCTTCATCTTCTCTCCTCCTGTTTTGGTGAAACATTCGTCTATGGTTTTCCGAGTTTTTTTTACCGGAGAAGATTTTTTCCGGGTGGTTATCAATTCGTCTCTTTTTTAGTCGTTATGGTTCTTGAAATAAGAGCGCATGGGAGGAGTTTAACTCCGTGTGCTTTTTTGAAAAATACGTATTTTAATCTACTTTTTCTCGTGAATTTAAAGTTGATTAATTGGTAGGCAATTCATTGTAAATAATGAAGAATTTCATCATTTACCTCAGTAGATCTCCCGTCTTTTCCGGCAGGTTCAAGGGGTGCTACTCTTTGGGGTGCTTTTAGACCTTCACTAAGCAGAATGGAGACCAAGACATGCCTTTCGGCTATTATCACCAGCTCAACGCCAAGGCGAAGCGGATCTATCGGGCAAGCGACAAGGTGTCGGATTTTCAATTGCCCAATGTCTCTGTCGTTCGACCGGTCCTACGAAAAATATTTGAAGCTTTACAGGCCGAGAGTCATTTGCGCACGCAAAAATGGACTCAACGCCTTCTGAATAGGTTAACGAGCCAACTCCATATTCGGCCCATTCGATTTGAATTGTTGGATATCCGACCTTCCAATCCCAGGATGGAACTGTATGGCTTGTATTATCCCATGGAAGGACGGCGGATCCCGCGTATTCAAGTGTGGATGCGCACGGCCAAGCGGCATCAAGTCGTCGCTTTTCGCACGTTTTTGCGCACGTTGCTGCATGAACTGTGTCATCATTTGGATTATGATTGTTTAGGTCTGAAAGACTCTTTTCATACCAAGGGCTTTTATGGTCGTGAAGCCAGTTTAGCCTCTCAAGTCTTATCGTTGGTCGATACTGCCGCTTGGGGAGCAGGTCACCCGTCCAAGATGGGTAAAACAAAACGAAAGATCTGACGATGCCTGGTCCCTCTTCAGCCGGTCCCACTTCCCTCACCCCATCCGTTGCCTGAACAGGTCTTCATCTGTTCTTTCCCGCATTCGTCCCGCCTCTAACTGTCTATCTCTTTTACGGTTTACGAGGGTAGAATGGGGTAATCGGGCCGATTGCAGAGGTGTTGCACGTCCCTCTAAATTATAACGAATACATCTTTTTCAGCAATGAGGAGTAGAGACGAAGCTATGTTGCAGGATATTCAACCCATTCAACCCTTGTCCCATCTCACCGGATCCAGCGAGAAGCTTCATACCCGTTTGTGCCGAATGGTAGGACAGGCCGTGGCCGATTTCAACATGATTGAAGCAGGTGATACGGTCATGGTGTGCCTTTCCGGTGGGAAGGATAGTTACGCAATGTTGGACGTGTTGATGTCCATGCAGTCTCGTGCTCCGGTGTCCTATAAACTGATTGCGGTGAATTTGGATCAGAAACAACCGGGGTTTCCTGAACATGTGCTTCCGGATTATCTTACGAGGCTTGGTGTACCGTTTCATATTGAGGAACGCGATACGTATTCGGTGGTGAAACGGCTGATTCCCGAAGGCGAGACGACCTGCTCGCTTTGTTCACGGTTGCGTCGTGGCATCCTGTACGGTTTGGCGGAACGGTTGGGCGCGAACAAGATTGCTCTTGGCCATCATCGCAACGATATGATGGAGACCTTGTTGTTGAACATGTTATTCAACGGAACCCTCAAAAGCATGCCGCCCAAACTGAGATCTGATGACGGACAACATGTGGTGATCCGCCCATTGGCATATGTGAAGGAATCCGAACTGGCCCGCTATGCGGAATTGAGAAACTTTCCCATCATTCCCTGCGACCTGTGCGGTTCACAGGAGAATTTGAAACGCAAAGAAGTGAAGGCCCTGCTTCAGGAATGGGATACCCGGTATCCCGGCTCGGGTGACAGTGTGTTTGCGGCCTTGTCAAAGGTCATACCCAGTCATCTCCTCGATCGGCGAATATTTGATTTTGAGACTTTTCGCGAGCCCGAATCGTAGATGGGCCTGACAATGGTTCCTGTGCGGATGATGAGACCCCTGCCAGATCCCATTCCATCGTGTGTCTTTCCTCGCCTTTCCTGTGTGTGCGGTTTTTGCCGGACATCATAATGGTCTATCTCCAGGCTTTTTTGTTAATTATGGCGGCCAATGCCGCCCCGATCTTTGGGCGACTGCTTATGAAAGGGCGTTGGAGTGCTCCTCTTGATGGGGGAGCGACCTTCTTCGATGGGCAGCCGTTGTTGGGGCCATCGAAAACCTATCGAGGTGTGGCTTTCTCATTGGTGGGCACGGTTCTGGCGGCGGATGTTCTGGCTATGCCATGGGAAATAGGCCTGCTGACTGGAGGGTTAGCGATGACCGGCGACTGCCTCTCCAGTTTTATTAAGCGACGGTTGGGTTATGCCTCAGGAGGGATGGCCCTGGGCTTGGATCAAATTCCGGAAAGCCTTTTTCCCCTGTTGGGGCTATGGGGACCCCTGTCGTTATCGGCGATTGGCATAATGGCCACTGCGGGTGCGTTTATGGTGATCGAACTGTTTATTTCTCCGATTTTATACAGATTCCGGATTCGTAAAAATCCGCATTGATTCATTCTGTGTTCCCGCTGCAGAGTTTATTCCTTGGAAAGATTTTTGGTCTTGGGGAGGGTAATTCCCAATTGACCAAGTTTCCGGTTAAAGCCGGAAGGTGTGTTGAGGGTATGGATTAAGCGTCCATCCGGCTGTTCGTAGGTAATAAGGCCACCATCTTGTAGCGGCCAGACGAGTACTCGATCTTTGGCCTGATGGCTGGAAAAGGCTTGAGGGGAACATGGCATGCCGAGTAGCATTTCGAAGGAAACGGGAGGCTCCAACCTGGGGAGGACAAGCCGCCCCGGACAATTTCGAATGGGCCGCCAATGCCAACGGGTTCGTAATTCCTCAAAGGTCATAGGAGCGCTTCCTTGACGAACTCCTTCCACTGCGAGATGGACGTATTTGGCAATCTTAGTGGAAGAGAGGATGGCTCCGGTATATGCTTCATGTCATGGTCCATGGAATGAGGCCTGGATGTATCAGTGACAGCGAGGCCACCGTACTGAGATCCCGGTGTGGAAATGAATGTAGATCCCTCATCTGAAGAAGCATCTTCAGGCAATTCCCGAACACCCCTCATGTCGATCGGATTCGCGGTTTTCGCCGTTCTCATCGTGCCGGTTTTTCTCTATTCCATGGGCCCGGATGGGCCTGCCAAAGTTGGTGACGTGGTGTTTGCCACGGATCGCCATCGTGTACGGATAATGGGTTCCGGAAATGAGGAGATTGGAACGTATTCGGCGATGTGTGTTCTCGAGCCACGGGTACAATTAGTGGTTCAGCAAATGGGCCCTCCCTCAGAGGGGGGTATGATTGCGGAACCGGTTGGCCTTGAGAAGACTGGTCCACCCTTTTGCGTTCCGGGGAAACCGGTTATGGTGTATTCCCATCAGGTGACCTTACAACCGGACCTGTGGGGTGGCCTGCAGGACACACTTTTGCAGCTCTCCTCTGGTCGCTGAGCAGGACGACCCCTACGCCGTTTATCTCCAGGCGCTCAGGAGGGTTTGAGCTTGTCTGAAAAGCGTTGCCGGAACTTTGCCACTTTGGGGTTAATGAGGTAGGCACAGTAAGGTTGTGACGGGTTCTGCACAAAATATTCCTGGTGATAGGCTTCGGCCATGTAAAAGGGTGACGCAGGTTCCACCTGGGTCACAATGGGATCGTCGAACAACTTGGCTTCCGTCAGGGTGCGAATGACCTCGTGTGCGATCGTGTCTTGTGCTGAGGAATGGGTGAAAATGGCGGAGCGATATTGGGTGCCCGCATCATTCCCTTGTCGGTTGAGGGTGGTGGGGTCATGGATGCCAAAAAAGATTTCCAGGAGTTCCCGGTAGGTGATGATGCCGGGATTAAAGGTAATTTGTATCACTTCGGCATGCCCCGTGTTTCCGCTGCAAACAGCCTCATAAGTTGGATTGGGACGACTACCGCCCATATAGCCGGATTCTACGGACTCGACACCCTTTACCTGATCGAATACGGCTTCGAGGCACCAGAAGCAGCCGCCACCGAATGTGGCGAGTTCTTTTCCTGTTGAGGAGGCTATGGCCGAGTCAGACATGCGTTACTCCTTTAAATGAGTCGTCATATAAGTAAGAAGAGAATTTTTCTCCCACAATTTCCAAATCTGGTAGATTTTCTGCGACAGCTTGATAGTTGGTACAAGAAGCAAAAGACTGAAGCCGTGCGATCGATCTGTCCGGTCACAGAGTTTATACCATGCCCTGTTTTTTTGGGCCACTGCTGGTTGGACTGGTGGCTAGGTGAGAGTGGATTTTTCCCCTGAAATTTTCGCTTTACTTTTTGTTCGGCCCCTTTATAGGCTTGGAGGATTTTCTTTTAGACTGTTGAGTGGTGTGGAGAGGAGCAAGTTATATGCGGGTAGTGTGGGCCACGGACATTCACTTGAATTTTCTGGATGTCGAGGGACGGGACGTATTTTTTTCGTCCGTTCGTGCTCAACAGCCGGACGTCGTGTTTGTGACCGGAGACATTGCTGAGGCTCCATCGTTAACCCAACTGCTCCATGAAATGCATCAAGCCATTCATGTGCCGTTGTATTTCGTCCTGGGGAATCATGATTTTTACTATGGTTCGATTTCCCAAATTCGAAATGATGTGGAATGCTGGCGTCAGAGTCAGCCTGGACTCACCTATCTTTCGACATCGGGGTTGGTCGAATTGACGCCGACGACGGCGATGGTGGGGCATGACGGATGGGGAGACGGGCGCTATGGGAACTATCATCTGTCCCCGGTTAGGCTCAGTGATCAGGAGTTGATCGCGGATTTTCAGGATTTAGATCGGGAGGCGGTGTTACGCAAACTCCGTGCGTTGGGAGATGAGGCGGCTTGCTATTTACGGGATCGATTGGATGAGGCCTTGTCATCATATCAGCGCGTCATTTGCCTGACGCATGTCCCGCCATTTAAAGAAGCCTGCTGGTATCAGGGGAAAATGGGAAACGATGATTGGCTTCCATATTTTGCCTGCCAGGCAGTTGGCGAGGTGTTACTTGACGCATCACGGGAAC
Above is a window of Candidatus Nitrospira neomarina DNA encoding:
- the msrA gene encoding peptide-methionine (S)-S-oxide reductase MsrA: MSDSAIASSTGKELATFGGGCFWCLEAVFDQVKGVESVESGYMGGSRPNPTYEAVCSGNTGHAEVIQITFNPGIITYRELLEIFFGIHDPTTLNRQGNDAGTQYRSAIFTHSSAQDTIAHEVIRTLTEAKLFDDPIVTQVEPASPFYMAEAYHQEYFVQNPSQPYCAYLINPKVAKFRQRFSDKLKPS
- a CDS encoding OPT family oligopeptide transporter, coding for MSSHPPTSAFPPPNTTHPQLTLRAIATGMVLGALLTPCNIYSGLKIGWTFNMSITAALLSYAFWKIFETTAQTERWGLLENNINQTTASSAASIISSGLVAPVPALAILTGEQLPWSLLSVWVFSVSLIGIVVAVGLRQQMLIRDRLPFPAGVATAETVREIYGKGGEALARVKVLLTAGGIAGIIKIVNETFLPIPKMATGLAIPLKGALNKAGLSTVSFSNLGFVLDPSLLMVGFGAIIGLRAGLSLLIGAILAWGIIGPWVLTQGWIPAKNLTPDGYWFGPLVEWLLWPGVTLMVMASLTSFACSWGTMVTGTMLSRKSPSSVFTPNDPFVIPRQWFVIGLCIALVFAVVTQMTLFNISMGIAILAVLLSFVLAIVAGRVSGETGITPIGAMGKVTQLTFGFLIPGNVTNNLMAANVTGGAAGQCADLLHDLKTGLLLGASPRFQALAQIFGVLTGSLVGSAVYLVLIPDPQSMLLTTEWPAPAVATWKAVAEVFQLGTEAIPPGSLLAMSIAGFLGVGMVVLGQSVPPSISRWIPSASTMGLAFVIPAWNSLSLFLGALLGAFLMRYAKTWAERFVMALAAGLVAGESLAGVASVLVKILF
- a CDS encoding osmoprotectant NAGGN system M42 family peptidase — translated: MIDSKIDTQYLLHILQKLLAIPSPTGYTDQIVHAVSGELKQLGIPFELTRRGAIRATMAGKVSTPDRAIVAHLDTLGALVKWLKTNGRLDIVPIGTWSSRFAEGARVTVFSDTSMHRGTILPLKASGHTYGDEINTQPVSWKNLEIRLDETVTDVKGRIQPLSTEQDLQRLGIHIGDFIAIDPAPEIGPNGFINSRHLDDKAGVATILAAAKSILESGATLPVDCHLLFTISEEVGSGASAVLHGDVAEMITIDNGTPAPFQASSEFGATIAMADSAGPFDYHLVRRLIALCVEHDIPFQRDIFCDYRSDSASAVEAGNDIRTALLTFGVDSSHGYERTHLNGLEAIAKLLVVYMQNEPVFWRDRDTLGSDNDFPTQPIEETSFPHTLEDMVRRHGEPQDNP
- a CDS encoding CDP-archaeol synthase, which gives rise to MVYLQAFLLIMAANAAPIFGRLLMKGRWSAPLDGGATFFDGQPLLGPSKTYRGVAFSLVGTVLAADVLAMPWEIGLLTGGLAMTGDCLSSFIKRRLGYASGGMALGLDQIPESLFPLLGLWGPLSLSAIGIMATAGAFMVIELFISPILYRFRIRKNPH
- a CDS encoding metallophosphoesterase family protein; the protein is MRVVWATDIHLNFLDVEGRDVFFSSVRAQQPDVVFVTGDIAEAPSLTQLLHEMHQAIHVPLYFVLGNHDFYYGSISQIRNDVECWRQSQPGLTYLSTSGLVELTPTTAMVGHDGWGDGRYGNYHLSPVRLSDQELIADFQDLDREAVLRKLRALGDEAACYLRDRLDEALSSYQRVICLTHVPPFKEACWYQGKMGNDDWLPYFACQAVGEVLLDASRERPDCQITVLCGHTHHAGTVHLRPNLRVLTGSAEYGAPCIQESLDLEELFPQSMLVEGGEGEGGAVGSN
- the ttcA gene encoding tRNA 2-thiocytidine(32) synthetase TtcA, translating into MLQDIQPIQPLSHLTGSSEKLHTRLCRMVGQAVADFNMIEAGDTVMVCLSGGKDSYAMLDVLMSMQSRAPVSYKLIAVNLDQKQPGFPEHVLPDYLTRLGVPFHIEERDTYSVVKRLIPEGETTCSLCSRLRRGILYGLAERLGANKIALGHHRNDMMETLLLNMLFNGTLKSMPPKLRSDDGQHVVIRPLAYVKESELARYAELRNFPIIPCDLCGSQENLKRKEVKALLQEWDTRYPGSGDSVFAALSKVIPSHLLDRRIFDFETFREPES
- a CDS encoding YgaP family membrane protein — protein: MKRKRQLHDGIAGALITAGVALGYYVNPLWLLLPGILGVTLLQSGFTGFCPVYFVLDRTCPEE